ACGATTTTTTACCGATTGTATAAACTTTATGGCCATCTGAATCCCGTCCGTGGAAAAGGAGACGTCCGGCGTCCTTTTTCGTTAATTTGTTAAAAAAGGGCACGGCAAGAACTTCTTCACTCGTTAAAGGAAGAGAAGAGGGCTTTAAAAGATGTAAATGAAACGCTGCAGCTATTGATGTGGTGTGTGTTCCACCGTAGTCATGATAAATGTAAATCATATGCTCATCCCTGTAATTGAATTTACTAACAAGTATTACCTGATTAACGGGAAACAATCCTGTAATCCACCTTTCAATTATAAAAACCGCTCAGTCAAATGACTGAACGGTTGAATGAAAAATGTTCGTTTAAGCATTAACAGACTTAGGCTGATTCCGGTTGTTCGTAACCGGAGCTTCATTCGATTGCTTGTATTCTTGTTGAGGCGCGTTCTTTTTCACAAAAAACGAAAGCACAAGCGCCACAATCGTGAGAGCAAGAATGACGAGAAATGCGATATTTACGCCATAAATATCTGGCCTTGAGATCGATGGCTGCTGCTGAGCCGTTTGAGCGGTCGTTGTCATGACCGTCACTAGGATCGCCGTTCCGACTGAAGCCGCAATCTGTCGCATTGTATTATTCATGGCAGCCCCGTGTGGAATAAGGTGTTTCGGCATTTGATTCAATCCAGCCGTTGTGACCGGCATCATGACCATCGATAAACCAAACATACGAATCGCATACATCACCGTTAAGAACGTAATGGTAGTCGATGTGTCGAGAAATGAGAAGCCGAGCGTTGCGCCAGTTACTATTGTTAAACCAACAATTGCAAGGAGACGCGCACCGATTTTATCAAAAATCCGTCCTGTAATCGGAGACATAAACGCTGTAATAACGGCCCCAGGAAGTAGGACAAGTCCGGACTCAAATGCGGTAAAGTCTCTCATGTTTTGCATATATAGTGGGATCAACGTTTCTGAGCCGATTAACCCAAGAAACATCATCATCCCGATGATGGTCGTAATGGTGAAAATCTTATCTTTAAACACTCGAAACTCGAGCATCGGCTGTGAAAGACGTAGCTGTCTTAATATGAAAATCGTCAGCGTGACGACACCAACGATAAGAACAACAATC
The sequence above is drawn from the Pseudalkalibacillus hwajinpoensis genome and encodes:
- a CDS encoding MDR family MFS transporter; amino-acid sequence: MSTKPYNKVLIATLLLAGAFITILNQTLMITAIPPIMEEMNITANTAQWLTTVFMLVNGIMIPISAFLLERFTTRQLFISAMSIFSVGTVIGGFAPNFGVLLIGRVIQSAGAGVMMPLMQTVFLMIFPVNKRGAAMGYIGLVISFAPAIGPALSGWITAAYSWRILFWSMLPLAIMIIAVAYFVMKNVTELTFPKVDPISIILSSIGFGGLLYAFTSAGNIGWGSMRTIVVLIVGVVTLTIFILRQLRLSQPMLEFRVFKDKIFTITTIIGMMMFLGLIGSETLIPLYMQNMRDFTAFESGLVLLPGAVITAFMSPITGRIFDKIGARLLAIVGLTIVTGATLGFSFLDTSTTITFLTVMYAIRMFGLSMVMMPVTTAGLNQMPKHLIPHGAAMNNTMRQIAASVGTAILVTVMTTTAQTAQQQPSISRPDIYGVNIAFLVILALTIVALVLSFFVKKNAPQQEYKQSNEAPVTNNRNQPKSVNA